From the genome of Aspergillus chevalieri M1 DNA, chromosome 8, nearly complete sequence, one region includes:
- a CDS encoding oxidase ustYa family protein (COG:S;~EggNog:ENOG410PMN4;~InterPro:IPR021765;~PFAM:PF11807;~TransMembrane:1 (i45-69o);~go_process: GO:0043386 - mycotoxin biosynthetic process [Evidence IEA]), whose product MSSLNNMQYSKANTEDDYDSRESLLSDEGPPLYQLEKNAKKWRRILLISLHLLGTAVACLAAGLAGYYWHRDLDGICTSHASETSPLLNKVSYHEQRFNGSFLKENAFRQDAGPDTDAAWASIGAEYRAVRITPEEAHNIGMPKDFVKINEKYGGGYPVHVEGFHHLHCLNLLRQTNYYNYEHYRDLGQGAFKNDEFIVKRHVTHCLDIIRQQLMCTVDVGVFGQFWIYPHHPEPFVDFNTQHKCRNFEQLRQWTEKNQLPENVPKDFLEPPKVGDRIYPEVP is encoded by the exons ATGTCAAGTTTGAACAACATGCAATACTCCAAGGCAAACACAGAGGATGACTATGATTCTCGGGAGAGTCTCCTCTCGGATGAGGGACCTCCACTGTACCAACTAGAGAAGAACGCGAAGAAGTGGCGTCGCATACTCTTGATCTCACTTCACCTTCTTGGGACTGCTGTGGCTTGCTTGGCTGCCGGCCTAGCAGGATACTACTGGCATCGCGACTTGGATGGGATTTGTACCAGTCATGCTTCCGAAACCT CTCCTCTGTTGAATAAAGTCAGCTACCACGAGCAACGCTTCAACGGATCCTTCCTCAAGGAAAATGCTTTCCGACAGGATGCTGGTCCAGACACCGATGCTGCATGGGCATCCATCGGGGCTGAAT ATCGGGCGGTACGTATTACTCCCGAGGAGGCTCACAACATTGGCATGCCAAAGGACTTCGTCAAGATCAACGAAAAATATGGTGGCGGATATCCTGTCCACGTTGAAGGCTTTCATCACCTTCACTGCTTG AACCTCCTTCGTCAAACGAACTATTACAATTACGAACATTACCGAGACCTGGGCCAAGGCGCGTTCAAAAACGACGAGTTTATCGTCAAGCGCCATGTTA CACACTGCCTCGATATCATACGCCAGCAGCTCATGTGTACCGTCGACGTTGGCGTCTTCGGTCAATTCTGGATATACCCCCACCATCCCGAGCCATTCGTCGACTTCAACACCCAGCACAAGTGCCGCAACTTTGAGCAGCTTCGTCAATGGACGGAGAAGAATCAACTGCCGGAAAACGTCCCAAAGGATTTCTTGGAGCCTCCAAAGGTGGGGGATCGCATCTACCCCGAGGTTCCGTGA